The DNA segment CCTCGTGGAGGCGGCCGTGAAGGCGAGGCGGCCCGAGCTCGCGAGGCGACAGCTCGACAGGTACGTCACGTGGGCCGAGCAAACCGGCAGGCCGTGGGCGAAGGCCGTCGCGTCGCGTTGCGGGGCACTGCTCGGTGAGGAGCCGTTGTTCGAGGAAGCCGTGCGGCTGCATCTCGCCGAGCAGGGGCGGCCATTCGAACGGGCCCGCACCGAATTGCTCTACGGCGAATGGTTGCGAAGGGCAAGGCGGAAGGAGCAGGCGAGGACCCAGTTGCGCTCCGCGTTGGCGATCTTCGAACGGCTCGGAGCCCTGCCCTGGATCGAGCGGGCCCGCACGGAGCTGCGCGCGGCGGGACGGCCGGCCGATGCGGGACAGCCGGCGACCCGGAGCACCGACCTCGAACGCATGCTGACCCCTCAGGAGCTGCGCATCGCCCGCCTCGCCGCGCAGGGCCTGACCAACCGCGACATCGGGACCAGGATGTATCTCAGTCCGCGCACGGTCGGCTACCACCTGTACAAGACGTATCCGAAGCTGGGCATCAGTTCGCGGGGCGAGCTCGCGAAACTCGGCCTGGCGCGGTGAAGCCGACCGAGTCGTGTAAAACTGCGCAACGTGGAGTACCAACTCACCGCCGAGCTCACGTCGCCGGCAGCCGCCCCCGACCTGGACCCGCTCCAGCAAGTCGGGGTCGCTTCGCTGCTGGACGCACGGCTGAGCAGGCTCGCCAGCATCGAGGGTCCCGACGGGGTCGAGATCACGCCGGTGGAGCATTCCGTCAGCGCCCATCTCGGTGGGGCGAACGTCGGCTGGCTGCTCGACGCGCCCGCGCTCGTGTTCGCGGAGGACGCGACTCGCGCCGTGCTGACGCAGCTCCTTGAGGAGACGGAGTTGCTCGCGGGCTGGGAGGTCAAGCACTGCGCGGTGACCGCGACGGACGACCAGCTCGAAAGCGCGCTCGCCGCCGAGGAGGAGCCTGCCGACGAGGAGGCCGACCGGGCTACCGGGCTCAGCCCCGAGGAGCTGGCTCAGCGCAGGGAGAGCCTGCTCGAAGCGGCGACCCACCTCAAGGCTTTCGATCTCGCCGCGTTCGGGCACATCGACGACACCGAGGTCACGGCGGAAGAGGCCGCCTACGTCGCCGGTGCGCTGATGCACGGCATCGAAATGCTGACCGACGAGCTGTTCGGCGACATCCAGATGCTCGAAGACGAGGACGCGACCGCCGACGAGGTCGAGGCGCTGTGGGTTCTCGACGAGCTGCCACAGCAGTACTCCGACCAGTACACGACGCTGTTCGCGAAGCAGTTCCTCGTCGCGACGTCGATTCTCGGGCACAGGCTCACCCAGGACGAATGGGTTCCCCCGCTCTCGGTGGCGGAGGCACTCGCGCTGCACATCGCCAAGTCGAGGGCCGAGATCGAACTCGACCTCGCCGACGTGATGGACGAGGAGCAGATCGCGAGCATCTTCGCCACGTTCGACGAGCACGCGTTCGAGAACGACGAGCACGAAACGCTCTACGAGCTGGACGACGAGGCGCCTGCCGTCGAGGAATGGTTCCGGCCGCACGCCCACCTCACGGACGCGAAGACCCTGCACCCCTACCTTTCCGACGAGGAGTCGGTGATCAGCTCAGCCGACTGAGCGAGCTTTCGCGCGCTGCCGGTAGGTCAGCAAGGCGCCGGCCACACCGAGCACCAGCAGGGCCGCACCGATGACGACGTCATTGGCTAATGCGGCCCCCGGCTGGCGTGCTCCGGTGTGGTCGAGCGCGAAGGCGCCGACGACGAGCCAGGCGCCGAGCGCCGCGTTGACGAGACTGAGCCACGGCAGATCGTCGGGCGCGACCATCCTCGCCAGCGCGATAGCTCCGACGATCAGTGCGACCACGACGTCGTTGACGTCGACGGCCGACGAGAACCCCGCGAATCCGTAGTCCAGCGCGAACGGCGCGAACCCCAGCCATACCGCACACAAGAACATGAGCGAACTCGGAAGACCGGACGTCATTCGCCCTTCGGTCGCGGGGCCGTTCCAGTAGTGGTTGACGGGAACCGGTGTTCGTTCTGCGCGACTCAACATCTCGCACTCCTTGCTGTTCGCTTCACCGCATCCCGAGTATGCGCTCGCGGGATGGCGCACCGCCGCAATCAATACGTTTTCCTGACGCTTGCCTTGGCAGAGTCGGAAAATTTCCGACAATGCTGGATCCCGTCTTTAGTCTTACGCCCCGCGAGTGATGCGCGGCGGTCGGCGGCTTCGCCATATCCGAAGGCCCGGTGGAATTCAAGACTGCCACGCGCGACTTCTCCCGCATAGCGTCGATTGGCATCACCGTCAACCCCTGCTCGGTGATTTTCACACCATCGGGAGAGATCACTGCCATGAGACGACCTCTCGCACGATTACTCATCGCCGGCCTCGGCCTGCTCGGCGGCACCGCGACAGCGGTGGCACCCGCGACGGCCGCGACCACCCCATCGGCTCTCTCTACAGGAGAGAGCGTCGTCGAGCACATCGCGGCGACCACCGAAGCAGCACAGGACAGAGTCGCGGCGTACTGGACGGCGGAACGCATGGCTGCCGCGATCCCCGCCGACGCGACTCTCGCCGACGACGGCACGCGAGTCACCTCGCTGCCGCTGCCCGACGTCCGGCTCGCCGCGGTCCCCGAAACACCGCAACCCCGCCTCGGCAAGGTTTTCTTCACTCTCGCCGGCTCCAACTACGTCTGCTCGGGGACCGCGACCAGCAGCACCAACGGGGACGTCGTGACGACGGCGGGACATTGCCTCAACGAGGGGCCCGGCGCGTTCGCGACCAACTTCGCGTTCGTTCCCGCCTACGACAACGGTTCACG comes from the Prauserella marina genome and includes:
- a CDS encoding trypsin-like serine peptidase, whose translation is MRRPLARLLIAGLGLLGGTATAVAPATAATTPSALSTGESVVEHIAATTEAAQDRVAAYWTAERMAAAIPADATLADDGTRVTSLPLPDVRLAAVPETPQPRLGKVFFTLAGSNYVCSGTATSSTNGDVVTTAGHCLNEGPGAFATNFAFVPAYDNGSRPYGTWTAESLYTTSAWANSGDFNYDVGFAVLNENASGQSLTDVVGSYPIAFNLARGLNYTSYGYPAGPPFDGEELYSCSGTARPDTFGGSDDQGLTCDMTGGSSGGGWLTGGNINSVNSFKYTVDPTTMYGPYFGSTIQSVYNAAAAA
- a CDS encoding SPW repeat domain-containing protein — its product is MLSRAERTPVPVNHYWNGPATEGRMTSGLPSSLMFLCAVWLGFAPFALDYGFAGFSSAVDVNDVVVALIVGAIALARMVAPDDLPWLSLVNAALGAWLVVGAFALDHTGARQPGAALANDVVIGAALLVLGVAGALLTYRQRAKARSVG